In the genome of Streptomyces collinus, one region contains:
- a CDS encoding SURF1 family protein yields MYRFLLTPRWWGINVFVLLSIPFCIFMGSWQLGRFEDRVQDHRTATEQVTEAKSEAPRPLKDMLPVTKATSGKLVTASGRYAKQLLVPGRELDGRQGFYVLALLRTGSGEALPVVRGWLPGTAGTARVPVPPAGEVTVTGALQASETPGDNGVSAQGGLPAGQTAAISAASLVNLVPYDVYDAWVTLSKGDAGMKAVPAAAPPDSGLDLKAFQNLGYTAEWFAFVGFVIFMWFRLLRREVESVRDAELGLVTGEEPVAVDAAVK; encoded by the coding sequence GTGTACCGGTTTCTGCTGACGCCCCGATGGTGGGGGATCAACGTCTTCGTGCTGCTGTCCATCCCCTTCTGCATTTTCATGGGGTCCTGGCAGCTGGGCCGGTTCGAGGACCGGGTGCAGGACCATCGCACCGCGACCGAGCAGGTCACCGAGGCCAAGAGCGAGGCGCCCCGTCCCCTCAAGGACATGCTGCCGGTGACCAAGGCCACGTCCGGCAAGCTGGTCACCGCGAGCGGGCGGTACGCCAAGCAGCTCCTGGTGCCCGGGCGCGAGCTCGACGGCAGGCAGGGCTTCTACGTGCTGGCCCTGCTGCGGACCGGCTCGGGCGAGGCGCTGCCGGTGGTGCGGGGTTGGCTGCCCGGGACCGCTGGGACGGCACGGGTTCCCGTCCCGCCGGCCGGTGAGGTCACCGTCACCGGGGCGCTACAGGCGTCGGAGACACCGGGGGACAACGGCGTCAGTGCGCAGGGCGGGCTGCCGGCCGGGCAGACGGCGGCGATCAGCGCGGCGTCCCTGGTGAACCTGGTGCCGTACGACGTGTACGACGCGTGGGTCACACTGTCGAAGGGTGACGCGGGGATGAAGGCGGTGCCGGCCGCCGCGCCGCCGGACTCGGGGCTGGACCTCAAGGCCTTCCAGAACCTGGGCTACACCGCCGAGTGGTTCGCCTTCGTCGGGTTCGTGATCTTCATGTGGTTCCGGCTGCTGCGGCGCGAGGTGGAGTCCGTGCGGGATGCGGAGCTGGGGCTGGTGACGGGTGAGGAGCCCGTCGCCGTGGACGCCGCCGTGAAGTGA
- a CDS encoding nuclear transport factor 2 family protein — protein sequence MTDLRKAVERFWAAAEARDWAAFADTLSEDVVYTLPQTRELISGRERYVRFNREYPGDWHLRVERVVAEPGQVVTWTHFTVGPEEMDAISFFTGDGAGRISVITDFWPEPYEPPVGREHLAERY from the coding sequence ATGACCGATCTGCGCAAGGCCGTCGAGAGGTTCTGGGCCGCCGCCGAGGCCCGGGACTGGGCCGCGTTCGCCGATACCCTGTCCGAGGACGTCGTCTACACCCTGCCCCAGACGCGTGAGCTGATCAGCGGCCGGGAGCGGTATGTCCGGTTCAACCGCGAGTATCCGGGCGACTGGCACCTGAGAGTCGAGCGCGTCGTCGCCGAGCCCGGACAGGTCGTCACCTGGACCCACTTCACCGTGGGGCCGGAGGAGATGGACGCCATCTCCTTCTTCACCGGGGACGGAGCGGGCCGGATATCCGTGATCACCGACTTCTGGCCCGAGCCGTACGAGCCCCCGGTGGGCCGGGAGCACCTGGCCGAGCGGTACTGA